The sequence below is a genomic window from Lycium ferocissimum isolate CSIRO_LF1 chromosome 9, AGI_CSIRO_Lferr_CH_V1, whole genome shotgun sequence.
TTGCTGCTtgtaaaaatttaaagatttatCATGCCTTCAATATTGTGTTCTTCGTTCATGTTTTCAAGCCTTATTAATCTTCAGGATTCTTCTTCTTGAAGTTAATTGTTTAGTTATTGTGTTCCTTTATCCGTGTTCATCATGTATATACTTAGTGCGGGTTTAGTTAAGTGTATATACTTAtaagaataaagaaaagaagctCGTGATCAAAAGATAGATGTTGTAATATTTGAATGTCgccttttttattatttacttttaatttGGTATAATACATAGATAGTCATTCGCACAAACTGCCATCTAAACACATTAACTATATATACTGGTTAGAGAATACACACTTTTTTTGGCATAATACATAGATGAACAGTTCTTTCTATGTTCCTCAGTGTCTGCGAGATTCATGGATGAGGAAAATTCAGAATTACATGTGTTTATTCTataaacaaaaatttaaaatcaatgCAAGTggctattatttttttgaattacAATAAAACACGACTCTCAAGTCATCGATTAGCTAGTGTACTGTTTTATTAATTTCAACTCACGTGTTAGAAGTTTATGTGCACCCTCTTTATTATAAGTATCATCAGCTAGTACTCTAAATGAACAATCCATCAAGATCACTTCACACTATCAATTGTtgtgttgtaaaaaaaaaaaaatggagattgATCAGCAAATTATTTCATTCTTGCTTTTCATCTCCTTCCTCTTTCTTCTAATTCATAAGTGGAGTAATACAAAAATAGGTGTCAACAAGAAATTGCCTCCAGGACCTTGGAGGTTACCTATTATTGGTAGTGTGCACCACTTGACAAAAGGAATACCACATCGTGTTCTCAAAAAGTTGTCTAAAAAATATGGCCCAATGATGTATTTACAGCTCGGGGAAGTCCCCACTGTAGTCGTatcctcaccacacatggcacaaaaATTCCTAAAAACTCACGACCTCGCCTTTGCGTCGAGGTCACCGACCATGTTGGGGAAGATATTTTGTTATGACTGTACGGACATTGCATTTTCTCCGTATGGTGATTACTGGAGGCGAATGCGTAAATTGTGCATCATGGAGCTCCTTAGTGCCAAGATGGTCAAGTCGTTCAGCCCAATTCGACAAGACGAGCTTTCGAGTCTCTTGTCATCTATTGGATCGATGGGAAATACACCCATCAATATGTCAGAAAAACTATTTTGGTTTATGAATTCTGTCACATGTAGGTCATCTTTTGGGAAAGCGTGTAAAGATCAAAATGAGGTGATGATAAGTTTGCTTCATGGGGTATTATCCTTGGCTGGAGGTTTCGAGCTGGCTGATTTGTTCCCTTCGAAAAGGTTTCTTCATGGGATCAGTGGGATGGGGTCTATATTAACCGAGGCACGTAACAAGGTAGATGTAGTGTTGAACAATATTATCGATGTGCACAGAGAGAATCGGACGAACGGAAAAATTTACAATGCTGAATGTGGAACAAATGAAGATTTGATTGATGTTTTCTTGAGAGTCATGGAAACAGGGGAACTTCCATTTACTCTAACAAATGACAACATCAAAGGGATAATTCTTGTAAGTTCACAAACCTTTTGTGTTTTGATTATATAAGTtataaaaagaaactttttgacaatttaaagaGGTAAAACACATTTTATTGAATTTTGACAATAGTCCATATATGATataaagaacatatatatagtcataataTCTACTCTTCGCGATTACGAGCTAGGAATTGATTGACTAGGTTGACGATAATTTGACCACTAAATATATGTGGTGTAGGATATGTTTGTAGCAGGATCTGACACATCATCTTCAACCGTTATTTGGGTACTATCGGAAATGATGAAGAGTCCACATGTCATGGCTAAAGCACAAGCTGAAGTGAGAGAAGTTTTCAAGGACAAGAAAAtatttgatgatgatgattacctTGACAAGTTGAATTACCTAAAGTTAGTGATTAAAGAAACACTAAGGTTACATCCTCCAACTCCATTGCTAGTCCCGAGAGAATGCAGGGAGGAAACAGAGATAGACGGATTCACAATACCATTCAAAAGTAAAGTCCTGGTAAACGTATGGGCTATAGGAAGAGATCCGGAAAGTTGGGAAAATTCCGAAAGTTTTATACCAGAGAGATTCGAGAACAGTTCGGTTGACTTGAATGGGACTCACTTCCAATTTCTTCCATTTGGTGCTGGAAGAAGAACTTGTCCAGGAAGACTATTTGGTTTAGCTCTTGTTACTCTGCCTTTAGCCTATTTGCTTTACCACTTTAATTGGAAACTTCCAAATGGCATGGATCCGAATGATTTGGATATGACTGAAGCAAATGGAATGACTGCTAGAAGAGACAAAGATCTCTACTTGATTGCTACTCCTcatatataatatctttgaAACTGGACGATCTCAACTTGTTTGAAACTGAGGTGAAGTTATTACTATTGTAGACTagaagtataaaaaaaaaaaaagtaacgaATAACTTAATGGGCTAGCTTGTAATCTTTTCTTTCTATTGTCCTTTTTTCAACGTTCCATCCTTTTTGTCCAGTGTTAATGTACCATGTGAGgaataaatcaaataatatatgaCTCGTATTTGGCTTTACAAGTCGTGTGTGTTTCTATTATCCTTTGCTATCAGTATGTGTCGCTTTTCTAATTAAAAGTAGGAGAGCGTCCCTTCTCCCAAAGTTACGGGTGATTTTACCGAGTTCCTTCGACATGGTTCTCTCAAACGCCCTAATATACTTTGCTTATTCAGTTGTGTTAGTTTGGGGTACAGTCAGTTCACCGGCAGAATCGCCTTCCCAATTCATAGTTTTGTTTGGTAATCAAGCCATGGATAAATTGCACAATGAATTTATACATTTCCATTTAAATAAGCTGCCTAGACTCTAGAATTTGAAGATCACATTgatatttcttcatcaaacaaCTAAGATAACTCAATTCATGATCAACAAAATCATGAAGATATGTGATACTAGTGCTTTCATTTATATGAATACATACATTTTTTGGACACATGAATATTTCtgcataaattaaaaactaTACATTTCGTTTTTTGCGAAGCATCCTCATATAGAAATTGAATCCGAGGTAGTGTCTAGTGTGTATATTTGGCTGTTATTGGAACTGGAAGTCACCTAGACAATTGGGGATGTAGCTCAAATGGTAGAGCGCTCGCTTTGCATGCGAGAGGCACGGGGTTCGATCCCCCGCATCTCCACTttgttttcataattttttatttttatttttgatgatTCTTGTGAGACTTTGAATTGAGGCTAGACCTTTTATAATTATCATGAAAGATCTATTAATCAATTCAAGAACAGAAGACAATGTGGtactcatttttttcctttttattgttaAAATTAAATACGTGAACATGTGATAGTAGTACTAATCTTACTTGGAACATTAATTTCAGGATTCTAATACTGAGACAACTTCACCATATGATAGCTggagaagtatagcaatatctAGTGTGGCATCAagtggaagaaagaaattggAGAGGACTAAAAGTGCACATTTTATAGGGTTACCAGGGAATTTGGATCCTGTGTTTTAATGGAGTGATGAATGAAGTTGCAGAGAAGGTAGTGTACAGTGTCAATGGATGTCCTTAGTAGTGCCTTCCAGTCCAGTCAATTAGTGATATTGTATGCTTTGGTCTGCGGCCTGCACGACTTTAAAACGTGACATTAACGTCTAAACCTTCACTTCTTAATTATATACCCAACATCTCTCCCCTATTCTGTCGATGTGAAATTTGTCAAAGGAGCTGCACAAATCCTCTTAGAGACTCAGCGTCCTCACTGAGGTTTGTCATCCCACCATCATCTCAAAGATGTGAGACTCGCGTGAAGTAACTTGAACGCTAAGGTTTGCCCAATAATCGCCCAAGGTTGCACGAGCAGTGCTATGATACCATATTATATGCTTTGGGTCTAGACCCTCGGGTTTATAATGCGTCAATAGATGCTAAGACTTGCTTCCTTATAGCAACACCTCTCCCGTGTTTTATCTATGCGGAATTTGCCTAGGGTACTGTTACAATTCCCTTTTCTCCTATGATTAGAGATTTTAGTATGGTCTATTACTACTTTCATTTTGACAATTTTATTACCAATCAATTCAATATCTCCGTTACTCTGCTGATTGCAATGAAACAGGATCAGGAAGAAATGCACAATTATTAAACTATTTTGTCAGCAAAGAGTAGAGTGCAATTGGACTGTTTAACATTTTTCCTCAAGTAACAGATATTTAACTATAAGTAGGTAAGGACACATTTTACAAGGCCCAAAGGGAAAGAAGTATTCAACAGAATAGCTTCCAAGCATTCCTTTTCAATAGTTGGTAAAATAATTCTTACAACCTAAATTGTGATGAACTAAGCATGTGCATGCAGTTGATTCTTAAATTTCTTTGGAAGGAAACAAATCAGTCAGTACTAACTGTAATGAAGATCAATTTGTTCATACTTTTACAAATAATTAGATCAAAGGTAATTCTCTAAAGTATTTAGCATCTCCGTGAGAAAAAAGACATGAGTTAAGTTATATACACCGACATTGTTAAAgatgttttatgtattattagCGTTATTAAACTTATTATAGCAGGTTCATCAGCTTACCAATTATTGCATATCATAGTGATGTACGGACCGACAACTAACTTGTAATGACCTGATTGTGTAAATATCATTACACCATTAGTGTATAGAACTTGAATTCAAAAAGTAACGAACAAACAATCAGCagaacaaaaaatcaaaaagtaaATGATGCAGGAGTCTTCTACTGTGGACCCCTGTCTTAGCCAAGTAATTGAAGAAGCCATCAAAACTCAAAAGTACTGACTTACAAGACATCCACAAGAATCATTTTTCACAAAGAATTCTTTTGAAGCTACAAAATTTGGGTAACAAGCaaaactttgtttttctttttgtttcatttctCTAGTTGTGTGTATAAACGGAGCTAGGGAAGCGCAATGGGTTCATATGTATCCCCTTTGCTGGAAATACACAGAATGTGCAAGGTCAAAATTATTCTTTATGTGCCTATAGTATGAATCCCTTCACTTCTTTGTGTGTTTACTTATTTATAGTTGAATTTCCTTAATGAAAAATTCTGACTCCACCCTTGCATATAGCAAAAAAGTGATTGCAGTGAGAAAGATATCTATATGTTAAGAGTATTTTCAATAGAAGAATGTAAATTGctaaattttgggattttttctGGAAAACATTAAATATCTCTCTTGTGACGCAGGAAATGAATTTCTTTACATTTTTCACTAATTCAaattcattcttctcttcaaattttataaattttatgtatttgCTTGCACTTGTTTGGCCACAGCCCTTACAACCAACAGCAACTTACATAGTTAAGTTGTTTACTTGTAAATTATTTGAAATCTATTGGGCGTCTGAACCAAAAATATCATTTGGTAGGTCATTCTCATTAATTTCTTGTGTCCTTCCAAATTGTGCTTGAAAAGGATGCATAGATGAGAactttgatttgaattaaattttcaaatgaACAAGATGCCGAACATAACTTTCCAATTATGGGGGTTAATCAGCACAATAAGTAACAGTACAATGAAAGCCACAAACCCGAAATGACCCTCCACCAAAGGTTGCGGAGAAATTGATGAAATCCGTCTATCCTTAATTAAACAGGTTCAAGTCTTGGGTATAGAGAAATTTCTGGCAAGAATCGTTTTTCCTTAAATAGGCCCTACGCAATGTGAATTTGAGTTATATCAGGGGTCTGTAGATTTCGAATACCAAatggttaaataaaaaaatttaaaaaaaaaatgaccctCTCATGTCCTATTCCCATTTggctataaataatatttttgtatttgtaaCTTCTGTGGATCAATAGTATTTGAAAAGCAGAAGTTCATTATTTGAAATACTGAAGAATTATCAATTTAACTTGTTTGAAATATACTTCAAGTGAAATTATACAGGATATTttgatttcatgtttatgagtctCCTCATTCCTTATTCATCATTTTGGAGTTTTCTGAAAAAGTTGAATACTCAATTAATGGAACCTTGTGAGTTGTGGCAGGTTATGtacaaacaaaaaatatttatggaagAAGAGGCCATTTTAGCCCTTGTTGCACTTCAACTACTACTGATGACCCTGACTTTTAATTTGGAAATGTAGTGATATTTAGAGGGACCTTCATCCCTGAAATCGCTCGTTTAATTTTCTCCAATAAAATAGACTTAAAATTCATAAATGGACCCCTttgattctttattttttattttttattttttattttttttattttttatgtttcctcATTACTTCGATGTGATTAATACAAAGGATAATTGTAATTGACAGTAGTGATAAAAGTCAGAAATTTCGATGACGTACgagatatggtatgtatataaaaaagaaatatttccTTATatcatttatgtaattttcgaGATATACTTTGATAGTTCCgtattgatttttttcttgGCTTTATATTATTCAAATAcgtgtaaaaattatttacataattttatatcatttatgtaattttatatttatgccATTTAACCATGTtaaaaatgactcatttatgccacttatCAATATTTTGACTATTTATGCCATCGCTCGTCACcaaaaaatgactcatccatgccatttttttaTTAGCGCGCCGCTTTATATAATACCGTATATGACATGTGGCCTCCAATAGTTCCGCTTAATTAAACCACCCAATtttaataccaaattaataaaaaatccaacCCATACACCTTaaccacccacaaccataatctagcgTCATTATTATAAACCGGCGTTAATAAAAATGGCATGGATATATTTTTATTCGGCGATGGCATAAACGATATTGATGAATAAGataatgagccatttcctatagttcgatggcataaatgaaaTTTTTCCTATTAAGATAAAACGGTtacataattgaattatatttgagccttttccgttgaATTATTCATAGGTCATCTAAATCGTCTGCACTACGTATGagttggtaaaaaaaaaaacaattatattatatgaaaTTTAGAGCAAATAGCTGATTGGCTTCTATAATTGTTTTGAATGGTAGGATTCATTGACCGACATTCCAGGATGAGTAAATATTTGCTATGTAGTTAATCAAGTAGCTAGTAATAACATGTAGTACATAATTTATTGAGCTTTTAGCCACATACAAAAACAGTACTcgtctcaaaataagtgtcatcttagcaaAAAAgttgtcccaaaataagtgttacCTTAGGAATTGAAGACAAAATTTGGAAGGGTGTTTCCAACTATGCCCTTAGCATTAAAGAATTagcggaaaaggctcaaatatgccattcaactatcggaaatggctcatttatgccactcatcaatagtttggctcatttatgccatcgaactataggaaatggctcatttatgccacttatCAATATTTTGACTCGTTTATGCCATCactcgttaccaaaatgactcatccatgctattttttattaacgccggttttagaggtctacgtcgtttaattaaaccagcccaatattaaataccaaattaataaaatatccgacccatacaccttacccacccacaaccataatctagttggaggccacgtgtcatatgtggtattgtaaaaccagctttactgaaatatggcatggatgagtcatttttattaacgggcgatggcataaatgagtcaaactattgatgagtggcataaatgagtcatttcctataattcgatggcataaatgagtcatttcctatagttcgatggcataaatgagccaaactattgacgagtggcataaatgagtcatttccgatagttggatggcatatttgagccttttccgtagaATTAGTCCTCTTTAATATTACTCAATTCTAAAAACAAAACATCAAATAAATAGGAGTAGTTTAGTAAGCTCCACattgtatttattaatttcttaatgAGCGTGATTTTTGCTAAGTTGACACTTATTTTGTGATGGTAGAAGTAATTTTTTAGCTTACTTTCAAATTTTGAGTTATGAAGCTCAAAGAAAATTGTACTAATACAAGGGAGTTTTGGTTTTGTTCAAGAGTTTTTGTAGAG
It includes:
- the LOC132030866 gene encoding premnaspirodiene oxygenase-like, giving the protein MEIDQQIISFLLFISFLFLLIHKWSNTKIGVNKKLPPGPWRLPIIGSVHHLTKGIPHRVLKKLSKKYGPMMYLQLGEVPTVVVSSPHMAQKFLKTHDLAFASRSPTMLGKIFCYDCTDIAFSPYGDYWRRMRKLCIMELLSAKMVKSFSPIRQDELSSLLSSIGSMGNTPINMSEKLFWFMNSVTCRSSFGKACKDQNEVMISLLHGVLSLAGGFELADLFPSKRFLHGISGMGSILTEARNKVDVVLNNIIDVHRENRTNGKIYNAECGTNEDLIDVFLRVMETGELPFTLTNDNIKGIILDMFVAGSDTSSSTVIWVLSEMMKSPHVMAKAQAEVREVFKDKKIFDDDDYLDKLNYLKLVIKETLRLHPPTPLLVPRECREETEIDGFTIPFKSKVLVNVWAIGRDPESWENSESFIPERFENSSVDLNGTHFQFLPFGAGRRTCPGRLFGLALVTLPLAYLLYHFNWKLPNGMDPNDLDMTEANGMTARRDKDLYLIATPHI